From Flavobacterium alkalisoli, the proteins below share one genomic window:
- a CDS encoding endo alpha-1,4 polygalactosaminidase produces MKRLLLPLAALLIVSCHTDIDDNGTANNNNGENPGETVIDYRQEMRQLVISISQKAKGISPGFAIIPQNGIELLTNDGDPFGSLNLPYLNAIDGHGQEDLLYGYDNDDEATPADVTEYLKNFLDRSKEFGKKILVTDYCTSASHVEDSYLQNEDSDYISFAAPIRELNVIPGQSPYNYNNANITQLSQAKNFLYLINPENYNTKQEFITAVAQTDYDVIIMDLFLNGQAFTAAEVAQLKNKANGGSRMVICYMSIGEAEDYRYYWQQEWSTNPPEWVAAENPDWGGNYKVQYWNDEWKSIIYSGQGSYLDTILQAGFNGVYLDIIDAFEYFEE; encoded by the coding sequence ATGAAAAGATTACTACTGCCATTGGCAGCATTACTTATCGTGTCATGTCATACAGATATTGACGACAACGGGACCGCAAACAATAACAACGGTGAGAATCCCGGGGAAACAGTTATAGATTACAGGCAGGAAATGCGCCAGCTTGTAATTAGCATTAGTCAAAAGGCTAAAGGAATAAGTCCGGGCTTTGCGATTATTCCCCAAAACGGTATTGAACTGCTTACTAACGACGGAGATCCGTTTGGCTCGCTAAACTTACCTTATCTAAATGCTATAGACGGGCACGGACAGGAAGACCTGCTATATGGTTATGATAACGATGATGAAGCTACACCTGCCGATGTAACCGAATACCTGAAGAATTTCTTAGACAGGTCTAAGGAGTTTGGTAAAAAGATATTGGTTACCGATTATTGTACCTCAGCGTCTCATGTAGAAGATTCCTATCTTCAAAACGAGGATAGCGACTATATTTCTTTTGCAGCCCCTATCAGGGAACTGAATGTTATACCGGGTCAATCTCCTTATAACTATAATAATGCAAACATAACTCAGCTATCGCAGGCCAAAAACTTTTTATACCTTATAAATCCTGAGAATTATAATACTAAACAGGAGTTTATTACTGCCGTGGCACAAACCGATTATGATGTAATTATCATGGATTTGTTTTTAAACGGACAGGCTTTTACAGCAGCCGAAGTAGCTCAGTTAAAGAATAAAGCCAATGGTGGTAGCCGCATGGTAATATGTTATATGTCTATAGGTGAGGCAGAAGATTATCGTTATTACTGGCAGCAGGAGTGGAGTACAAATCCGCCGGAATGGGTAGCAGCCGAAAATCCTGACTGGGGAGGTAATTATAAGGTGCAGTACTGGAATGATGAATGGAAATCTATCATCTATTCAGGACAGGGATCATATCTTGATACCATACTACAGGCAGGCTTTAATGGGGTATACCTTGATATTATAGATGCCTTTGAGTATTTTGAAGAATAA
- a CDS encoding S8 family serine peptidase, translated as MKKLLLSCAFLLYFTINAQTPKTNRITIKLKSSVENINLNNNSTGIVQIDSIAKNYNATGITKLRSGKKSKSQLFVISFPNDTNIENLVKAYGQLQTVEYAEPDYIGQGGGKKFNMTPNDQFYFRQWGLHNDGSFNLSPSISGADIDMEAAWDIEQGSSEIIVAVMDSGLNLEHPEFEGRLWSNEAETVNFEDNIDNDNNGYINDFFGWDFVSNVPFPFDDHGHGTNVTGIIAANGNNLSGYSGVDLNCKIMTLKGLNANNNGNYSWWYDAIIYAADNGARVINLSVGGNQYSQVLEEAVQYALNNNVVVVACMMNFNTSIPFYPANFEGVIAVGSTNPNDSRTQPFFWDSNSGSNYGDHISVVAPGNFIYGLSHTSNTEYGIYWGGTSQATPYVSGLAALLLAQDPGRTPAQIKSIIENTAEDQVGSTLEDIPGFDIYYGHGRINAFQALSYSLDNPEFNKNKNTLIVYPNPSKGSFNIQTESYPCTAKVYNTLGQKILEQEITTINTTINITSPGTYIVSVKSKDGSTAKKIIIE; from the coding sequence ATGAAAAAACTATTACTTTCATGCGCTTTCTTATTATATTTTACAATTAATGCGCAGACCCCAAAAACTAATCGTATTACCATTAAGCTTAAAAGCAGTGTAGAAAATATTAACTTAAACAATAATTCTACAGGTATTGTACAAATAGACAGCATAGCAAAAAATTATAATGCGACCGGGATTACAAAATTAAGATCGGGTAAAAAATCTAAATCCCAACTCTTTGTAATTTCATTCCCCAACGACACTAATATTGAAAATTTGGTAAAGGCTTACGGTCAGCTTCAAACAGTTGAATATGCAGAGCCTGACTATATAGGCCAAGGTGGTGGTAAAAAGTTTAACATGACACCTAACGACCAATTCTATTTTAGGCAATGGGGCTTACATAACGATGGTAGCTTTAACCTGTCGCCTTCGATATCAGGAGCTGATATAGATATGGAGGCAGCCTGGGATATTGAACAGGGAAGCAGCGAAATAATTGTTGCGGTAATGGACAGTGGGCTAAATTTAGAACATCCTGAATTTGAGGGACGACTTTGGTCTAACGAAGCTGAGACAGTCAATTTTGAGGATAATATTGATAATGACAATAATGGCTATATAAACGATTTTTTTGGTTGGGATTTTGTTTCGAATGTACCTTTTCCTTTTGACGATCATGGCCACGGCACAAATGTAACAGGCATTATAGCTGCAAACGGTAATAATTTATCAGGATATTCCGGGGTAGACCTTAACTGTAAGATAATGACGCTGAAAGGGCTTAATGCTAATAACAACGGAAATTATTCATGGTGGTATGATGCTATTATTTATGCTGCAGATAACGGAGCAAGGGTTATTAATCTTTCTGTTGGCGGTAATCAGTATTCACAGGTACTTGAAGAAGCTGTTCAATATGCACTTAATAATAATGTGGTGGTTGTAGCCTGCATGATGAATTTTAACACCTCAATACCTTTTTATCCTGCCAATTTTGAAGGGGTTATTGCTGTTGGATCAACAAATCCTAATGACAGCAGAACACAACCTTTCTTTTGGGATTCAAATAGCGGCAGTAATTATGGGGATCATATATCTGTAGTTGCTCCGGGTAATTTTATTTATGGCCTTTCGCATACTTCAAATACAGAATACGGGATATATTGGGGAGGCACATCTCAGGCAACACCATATGTATCCGGGTTAGCTGCATTGCTTTTGGCTCAGGACCCAGGCAGAACACCAGCCCAAATTAAGTCTATAATAGAAAATACCGCCGAAGATCAGGTAGGAAGCACATTGGAAGACATACCCGGGTTTGATATTTATTACGGACATGGCAGAATTAATGCTTTCCAGGCTTTATCATACAGTTTAGATAATCCTGAGTTTAACAAAAATAAAAACACTCTAATAGTATACCCTAATCCTTCTAAAGGGAGCTTTAATATTCAGACTGAAAGTTATCCGTGCACAGCAAAAGTTTATAACACATTAGGACAAAAGATACTTGAGCAGGAAATTACAACTATAAATACAACTATAAACATTACCAGTCCGGGAACTTATATAGTCTCTGTAAAAAGTAAAGATGGTAGTACTGCCAAAAAAATAATCATAGAGTAA
- a CDS encoding response regulator encodes MDKDVMIRQVNCIMLVDDNKVDNFFHERVIRKNNAAKHVVVKESAEEALEYLKRKEENGDKHPDLIFLDINMPGMNGWEFLEEYGKLDKNLHCRMIVVMLTTSENPDDMDKAKSLGVLSAFKTKPLTIMMLDEILENYFD; translated from the coding sequence ATGGATAAAGATGTGATGATAAGGCAGGTAAATTGCATAATGCTGGTTGACGACAATAAGGTCGACAACTTTTTTCATGAAAGAGTAATAAGGAAAAACAATGCTGCAAAGCATGTTGTTGTAAAGGAATCTGCCGAAGAAGCCCTTGAATACCTAAAGAGAAAAGAAGAAAACGGAGATAAACACCCTGATCTTATTTTTCTTGATATCAATATGCCGGGCATGAACGGATGGGAATTTTTAGAAGAATACGGTAAACTGGATAAAAACCTTCATTGCAGAATGATTGTGGTAATGCTTACCACATCAGAAAATCCGGATGATATGGATAAAGCAAAATCACTTGGCGTACTGTCTGCCTTTAAGACCAAACCGCTAACCATAATGATGCTTGACGAAATTCTGGAAAATTACTTTGATTAA
- a CDS encoding M14 family zinc carboxypeptidase — MKKLFFSLLFLFTLTLQAQLKSPGEFIPSYGSQVSYYHQLENYFTHLTQNSDYILKKPYGYTYQERSLNVYYISTPQNLKDLENIRQNHLYQIGLLDKKPTTTVTDKAIVWLSFNVHGNEPGAAESSMNVAFELINPNNKNTKEWLENTIVILDPCLNPDGYSRYGNWLRDVTGQQLHPGLTDREHMEPWPGGRQNHYAYDLNRDWAWQTQAESQQRIRLFNEWMPMVHVDVHEMGYNEPYFFPPAAEPMHEYITQAQKDFHVAIGEMTSKRFDLKGWNYYTRERFDLFYPSYGDTYPSFNGAVGMTYEQGGIGAGRAVVMSNGNILTLQDRIDHHTEAVLTAVETASWQKDKLVKNFRQYYKDGKEGNKGKYKTYIIKNNGKTQQLAELLERNKIQFAYAKESKKLNGYSYMENGDKDFTVEPNDLIISAKQPKSILTQVLFEPAPKLTDSLSYDITAWALPYAYGVESYALKNSPKIDTKKEINYKGKLDFERAYAYYIPWNGRASARTLSCLLKSGIKVRSARKASFFRGVRIKPGDLIVLKGDNQSLYDFKNTMDMLLENKPDYEVLESGFSLEGGDLGGEYYPLLSAPRVLLLSGESVSATDFGQAWFYFDQMIEYPVSIVDVKNISRVNFSDFTTIVLVDGWYDFTEDQKSDLDNFIKDGGKVIAIGNALGIFEDRAGYNLTRFASEQDKQDEIDRKEEEALRARFMDYKNAERRSISESVPGAVVENVIDKSHPLSYGLGDKYFSLKTSDTHYQLLKDAWNVAYVPKDYISFGFIGQNLRKKLENTVTFAVEQKGSGQVIYMIDNPLFRGFWENGNLLFSNAVFLVD, encoded by the coding sequence ATGAAAAAACTATTTTTTAGCCTGTTGTTCCTTTTTACACTAACCTTACAGGCACAGCTGAAAAGCCCGGGAGAATTTATACCAAGTTACGGGAGCCAGGTAAGCTATTACCATCAGTTGGAAAATTACTTTACTCATTTAACCCAAAATTCAGATTACATACTTAAAAAGCCTTACGGTTATACCTATCAGGAGCGAAGCCTTAATGTATATTACATTTCAACTCCGCAAAACCTGAAAGATCTTGAAAACATAAGGCAAAACCATCTGTATCAAATTGGACTTTTAGATAAAAAGCCAACCACAACCGTTACTGATAAAGCTATAGTATGGCTTAGTTTTAATGTACACGGTAATGAGCCCGGTGCTGCCGAAAGCTCTATGAATGTGGCCTTTGAACTTATTAACCCAAATAATAAGAACACCAAAGAGTGGCTGGAAAATACCATCGTGATATTAGACCCATGCTTAAACCCTGACGGGTACTCTCGTTACGGGAACTGGCTTAGGGATGTTACCGGGCAACAGCTTCATCCGGGGCTTACCGATAGGGAACACATGGAACCGTGGCCGGGTGGCAGGCAAAACCATTATGCGTACGATCTTAACCGTGACTGGGCATGGCAAACGCAGGCTGAATCGCAACAGCGTATAAGGCTTTTTAACGAGTGGATGCCAATGGTACATGTAGATGTGCATGAAATGGGGTATAACGAACCTTATTTTTTTCCTCCCGCAGCAGAGCCAATGCACGAGTACATCACTCAGGCACAAAAAGATTTTCACGTTGCAATAGGCGAAATGACTTCAAAACGATTTGACCTTAAAGGATGGAACTACTATACAAGAGAGCGTTTCGATTTATTTTACCCGAGCTATGGGGATACCTATCCAAGCTTTAATGGTGCCGTGGGTATGACCTATGAGCAGGGTGGTATAGGTGCCGGCAGGGCAGTGGTAATGAGCAACGGTAATATACTAACGCTACAGGACAGGATAGACCACCATACCGAAGCCGTGCTTACAGCAGTTGAAACGGCTTCCTGGCAAAAGGATAAGCTGGTTAAAAATTTCCGCCAGTATTACAAAGACGGTAAGGAAGGCAATAAAGGGAAATATAAAACCTACATTATAAAAAACAACGGTAAGACCCAACAGCTTGCCGAGTTGCTGGAACGAAACAAGATTCAGTTTGCTTATGCCAAAGAGTCTAAAAAGCTAAACGGTTACAGCTATATGGAAAACGGCGATAAAGATTTTACCGTAGAGCCTAACGATTTAATAATTAGTGCCAAGCAGCCTAAAAGCATACTTACACAGGTATTGTTTGAACCTGCACCTAAACTTACCGACAGCCTTTCGTATGATATAACTGCATGGGCATTGCCTTATGCTTATGGAGTGGAGAGTTATGCGCTTAAAAACAGTCCTAAAATAGATACTAAGAAAGAGATTAACTATAAGGGCAAACTTGATTTTGAAAGGGCTTATGCTTATTACATTCCGTGGAATGGAAGAGCGTCGGCAAGAACGCTGTCCTGTCTGCTTAAAAGCGGGATAAAGGTGCGTTCTGCCAGAAAAGCTTCTTTCTTTAGAGGGGTAAGAATTAAACCTGGTGATTTAATTGTACTTAAAGGAGATAACCAAAGCCTTTACGATTTTAAAAACACTATGGATATGCTGCTTGAAAACAAACCGGATTATGAGGTTTTGGAAAGTGGTTTCTCTTTAGAAGGCGGCGACTTAGGGGGGGAATACTATCCGTTACTTAGCGCTCCGAGAGTTTTACTGCTTTCGGGAGAGAGTGTAAGTGCTACCGATTTTGGGCAGGCATGGTTTTACTTCGATCAGATGATAGAATATCCTGTAAGTATAGTGGATGTTAAAAATATTAGCAGGGTAAACTTTAGTGATTTTACAACCATAGTACTGGTTGATGGCTGGTATGATTTTACCGAAGATCAAAAAAGTGATTTGGATAATTTTATTAAGGACGGGGGCAAGGTAATTGCAATAGGCAACGCACTGGGTATTTTTGAAGACAGGGCAGGGTATAACCTTACCCGTTTTGCTTCGGAACAGGATAAACAGGACGAAATTGACCGTAAGGAGGAAGAGGCTTTAAGAGCCCGTTTTATGGATTATAAAAATGCCGAAAGACGTTCAATATCTGAGTCGGTGCCGGGAGCAGTGGTAGAAAATGTAATAGATAAGTCACACCCACTTTCTTACGGACTTGGAGATAAGTATTTCAGTCTTAAAACCAGTGATACCCATTACCAGTTACTTAAGGATGCCTGGAATGTGGCCTATGTGCCAAAGGATTATATAAGCTTTGGTTTTATTGGGCAAAACCTTAGAAAAAAACTGGAAAACACTGTTACCTTTGCTGTAGAACAAAAAGGCAGCGGGCAGGTAATTTATATGATAGATAACCCATTGTTCAGAGGATTTTGGGAAAACGGTAATCTGCTTTTCAGCAATGCTGTATTTTTAGTTGATTAA
- a CDS encoding sensor histidine kinase has protein sequence MKFNTALSFLALSFCLVASASTKRISATILLMEMFVAIHALASLCQGILSIDLGIDQMLFPDLVGIEKQEAYPGRMSPITSVLFLVMGASMFSAALFQKLRIYCQYAFHFVTVISSICIIGYFFSVPSLYKFSFLTPIAIHTAISFCILSMSASMLYPEIGFTRIFTVKETGNIIAKRLFLQLFALIIIVTYLRLQFFEHSNFSMDSGSIMGLKPSLALTSIGFILICFGFIYKAANAINTSERKQKMAEQHFRSVIESAPNAFIISNPEGDITLINEQAEKLFGYTKEELVGKSIDILVPKASRSHHPVNRGDYHEAPRARYFGAGRDLHAVKKDGSEFPVEIGLNPLYTNTGNVILASVIDITERKRNETIIKDQLQELQIRNKELEQFNYIASHDLQEPIRTVSNFIQVIEEDYGQELNDELKSYLNTINDATGRMSLLVKSLLDFTRLGKDRELTYVDCNDILKNVIADLNRLIKESDAEITYGVMPQIYAYKVELRLVFQNLINNAIKFRKKNIPCEVKIHCHEEKDYYEFWVTDNGIGINPRYFDRIFQIFKSLHKEDEYEGHGIGLAHCYKVVGLHKGKIWVESELGTGSTFKFTISKFIQNG, from the coding sequence ATGAAATTTAACACAGCACTTTCATTTTTAGCGCTGTCGTTTTGCCTGGTAGCGTCTGCTTCTACCAAAAGAATTTCAGCGACGATCCTGTTAATGGAAATGTTTGTTGCAATACATGCCCTTGCATCCTTGTGTCAGGGAATCCTGTCTATAGATTTGGGTATAGACCAAATGTTATTCCCTGATTTAGTGGGAATAGAAAAACAGGAAGCCTACCCGGGACGTATGTCTCCCATAACATCTGTATTGTTTTTGGTAATGGGAGCCTCTATGTTTAGTGCTGCCTTATTTCAAAAACTAAGGATTTACTGCCAGTATGCCTTTCACTTTGTAACGGTAATCTCCTCTATATGTATAATAGGCTATTTTTTTAGCGTACCCAGTCTATATAAATTCAGCTTTTTAACACCGATAGCCATACATACAGCTATAAGCTTTTGTATTTTGTCTATGAGTGCCAGTATGCTTTATCCTGAGATTGGGTTTACAAGAATATTTACAGTAAAAGAAACAGGAAATATAATTGCAAAGCGTCTTTTTTTACAGCTGTTTGCACTAATAATAATAGTAACATACCTGAGACTGCAATTTTTTGAACATAGCAATTTTAGTATGGATTCAGGGTCAATTATGGGATTAAAACCAAGTCTTGCCCTTACCTCAATCGGCTTTATTCTTATATGCTTTGGTTTTATTTACAAAGCTGCAAATGCCATAAATACATCGGAGCGAAAACAAAAAATGGCAGAACAGCATTTTAGAAGTGTGATCGAGTCGGCACCAAATGCATTTATAATATCAAACCCTGAAGGAGACATTACCCTGATTAACGAGCAGGCTGAAAAGCTTTTTGGCTATACAAAAGAAGAACTTGTAGGAAAGTCTATAGATATCCTCGTACCTAAAGCATCAAGGAGTCATCACCCTGTAAATAGGGGGGATTATCATGAAGCCCCAAGAGCAAGATACTTTGGAGCGGGAAGAGATCTACATGCAGTAAAAAAGGACGGTAGCGAGTTTCCTGTAGAAATAGGCCTTAATCCGTTATACACAAATACCGGTAACGTAATACTTGCCTCTGTAATAGATATTACCGAACGTAAACGAAACGAAACTATTATTAAAGACCAGCTTCAGGAACTTCAGATAAGGAATAAAGAACTGGAACAGTTTAATTACATAGCCTCACACGATTTGCAGGAGCCTATAAGAACTGTAAGCAATTTTATTCAGGTTATTGAAGAAGATTACGGTCAGGAGTTAAACGATGAACTAAAAAGCTATCTGAATACAATAAATGATGCTACCGGAAGAATGTCTCTTTTGGTGAAATCACTACTGGATTTTACAAGACTGGGCAAAGACAGAGAGCTTACATATGTAGATTGTAATGACATACTAAAAAATGTTATTGCCGATTTAAACAGACTCATAAAGGAATCTGATGCTGAGATAACATATGGTGTAATGCCTCAAATATATGCTTATAAAGTAGAGTTGAGACTGGTTTTTCAAAACCTAATTAATAATGCCATTAAATTCAGGAAAAAGAATATACCATGTGAGGTAAAGATACACTGCCACGAAGAAAAGGATTATTATGAGTTTTGGGTAACCGATAACGGAATAGGAATTAACCCAAGATATTTTGACCGTATTTTCCAGATTTTTAAAAGTCTGCATAAAGAAGATGAGTATGAGGGACATGGTATAGGACTGGCACATTGTTATAAAGTTGTGGGGCTTCACAAGGGTAAAATATGGGTAGAATCAGAATTAGGAACAGGAAGTACATTTAAGTTTACAATTTCAAAATTTATACAAAATGGATAA